One Mycolicibacterium parafortuitum DNA segment encodes these proteins:
- a CDS encoding FKBP-type peptidyl-prolyl cis-trans isomerase, with protein MTSLRLRHTVPAAAIVLALTACGSGTVPSSEAQTPAPASPCPTGAPQEGGTPDWTLPGATGSVEVTGPTDTASPLVSVTAPFSVDETTVHTLQAGEGPVVAPAATVSVCYLGVNGRDGSIFDSSYQRGMPVDFPLDGVIPGFQKAIAGQNVGSTVAVAMTSADGYPQGQPGAGILPGDSLIFAIKILGATG; from the coding sequence ATGACCAGCCTTCGCCTGCGCCACACCGTCCCCGCCGCCGCAATCGTTCTCGCCCTGACGGCATGCGGTTCCGGCACGGTCCCGTCGTCGGAGGCCCAGACACCCGCACCCGCCAGCCCCTGCCCGACCGGAGCGCCGCAGGAAGGCGGGACGCCGGACTGGACGCTGCCCGGAGCGACCGGCAGCGTCGAGGTGACCGGGCCGACCGACACGGCCTCTCCGCTGGTCAGCGTCACGGCGCCGTTCAGCGTCGACGAGACCACGGTGCACACGCTGCAGGCAGGCGAGGGCCCTGTCGTCGCCCCCGCCGCCACCGTTTCGGTCTGTTACCTCGGGGTCAACGGGCGGGACGGATCGATCTTCGACAGCAGCTATCAGCGCGGTATGCCGGTCGACTTCCCGCTCGACGGTGTCATCCCCGGATTCCAGAAGGCCATCGCCGGACAGAACGTCGGCTCCACCGTCGCGGTCGCGATGACCTCCGCCGATGGATACCCCCAGGGCCAGCCCGGCGCCGGCATCCTGCCGGGTGACTCCCTGATCTTCGCCATCAAGATTCTCGGCGCCACCGGCTGA
- a CDS encoding SRPBCC family protein has translation MSDENKVTVERTITAPVDTVFDVLSNPQRHPALDGSGFIRSVDHADRIQKVGDVFTMNMHGPHMGGEYKTDNHVTGYAKDKLLAWQTAPAGTTPPGWEWLWELESEGPNETLVRHTYDWSKVTDKKLLEKVKFPLVTQDQLSDTLARLAEEVSS, from the coding sequence ATGAGCGACGAGAACAAAGTCACGGTGGAACGAACCATCACAGCCCCCGTCGATACGGTATTCGACGTGTTGTCCAATCCGCAGCGGCATCCCGCCCTCGACGGCTCGGGATTCATCCGCAGCGTGGACCACGCCGACCGCATTCAGAAAGTCGGCGACGTGTTCACAATGAACATGCACGGCCCGCACATGGGCGGCGAGTACAAGACCGACAATCACGTCACCGGCTACGCGAAGGACAAGCTGCTGGCCTGGCAGACTGCCCCGGCCGGCACCACACCGCCCGGTTGGGAGTGGTTGTGGGAGTTGGAGTCCGAAGGCCCCAACGAGACCCTGGTGCGCCACACCTACGACTGGTCGAAGGTCACCGACAAGAAACTGCTCGAGAAGGTGAAGTTTCCGCTGGTCACGCAGGATCAGCTGAGCGACACCCTCGCTCGGCTCGCCGAAGAGGTGTCATCCTGA
- a CDS encoding DUF1348 family protein: MSQPLVPPFTLADATAKVRAGENLWNTRDPQRVALGYTPDSRWRNRSTFLRGRAEIIEFLAGKWAAELDYRLIKELWAYGDDRIAVRFAYEYHVADGRWFRAYGNENWEFAADGLMKTRHASINDVPITESDRLFHWDDSGPRPDGHPGLSELGL, encoded by the coding sequence ATGTCACAACCACTCGTTCCGCCGTTCACCCTGGCGGACGCCACCGCGAAGGTGCGTGCCGGGGAGAACCTTTGGAACACCCGCGACCCGCAACGGGTGGCGCTGGGCTACACGCCGGACAGCCGGTGGCGAAACAGGTCCACATTCCTGCGGGGTCGTGCAGAGATCATCGAGTTCTTGGCGGGCAAGTGGGCAGCCGAACTCGACTATCGGCTGATCAAGGAGCTGTGGGCCTACGGCGACGACCGGATCGCGGTGCGATTCGCCTACGAATACCACGTTGCCGATGGCCGGTGGTTCCGCGCGTACGGCAACGAGAATTGGGAGTTCGCGGCTGACGGTCTGATGAAGACCCGGCACGCCAGCATCAACGACGTGCCCATCACCGAGTCGGACCGACTGTTCCACTGGGACGACTCCGGGCCGCGCCCCGACGGTCATCCCGGGCTGAGCGAACTCGGGCTCTGA
- a CDS encoding alpha/beta fold hydrolase, producing MPIGLDAPDGTTLVAEVTGSGPPVVLVHGTGGGLGTWQQVGSRLRGHQIVRYARRNHPPSDVGTSPNTFAAEGDDLREVLKYLDAPAARVVGGSYGATVALHVAAVDSERVASLALFEPPILLVGEHLSPVLDRFRTLCATEKYDAALEMFAREVARIPESVLAGTGPTGCCRSGSKPDRRRRCPGRPGEHGG from the coding sequence ATGCCTATCGGACTGGACGCCCCGGACGGCACGACGCTCGTCGCAGAGGTGACCGGCTCCGGCCCGCCGGTCGTGCTCGTCCACGGAACAGGCGGCGGTCTGGGGACTTGGCAGCAGGTGGGTTCGCGACTGCGCGGCCACCAGATTGTGCGGTACGCGCGCCGTAATCATCCGCCCAGCGATGTCGGGACGTCGCCGAACACCTTCGCGGCAGAGGGCGACGACCTCCGCGAAGTGTTGAAGTATCTCGACGCTCCCGCGGCGCGCGTCGTCGGCGGCTCCTACGGCGCCACCGTGGCGTTGCACGTGGCCGCCGTGGACAGCGAACGAGTCGCGTCATTGGCCTTGTTCGAGCCACCGATACTTCTGGTGGGCGAGCACCTGTCTCCGGTTCTCGACCGGTTCCGAACACTGTGTGCAACAGAGAAATACGATGCTGCTCTGGAGATGTTCGCACGTGAGGTCGCGCGTATTCCCGAATCCGTGCTGGCTGGCACAGGCCCCACTGGATGCTGCCGATCCGGAAGCAAGCCGGATCGCCGCCGACGCTGTCCGGGCCGACCTGGAGAGCATGGCGGCTGA
- a CDS encoding nuclear transport factor 2 family protein has translation MNTRETVNELLRRIASGNQAYIAELYAEQISWKLNWPAGDYANVIPWIQQRSTRGGIEEHFRLIADYHVAKLSSAEVISILVDGHDAVVLGELHNTAEPTGRSYDAAFALHVTVEDGLITRHHIYEDSLSVFRAFAG, from the coding sequence GTGAACACCCGCGAGACAGTCAACGAGCTGCTTCGCCGTATCGCGTCCGGTAACCAGGCATACATCGCTGAGCTCTACGCCGAACAGATTTCGTGGAAACTGAACTGGCCGGCCGGCGACTACGCCAACGTCATCCCCTGGATCCAGCAGCGGTCCACCCGTGGCGGGATCGAGGAACACTTCCGACTCATCGCCGACTACCACGTCGCGAAACTGAGCTCCGCGGAGGTGATTTCGATTCTGGTCGACGGTCACGACGCGGTCGTCCTCGGGGAACTGCACAACACCGCCGAACCGACCGGGCGCAGCTACGACGCCGCATTCGCGCTGCACGTGACCGTCGAGGACGGACTTATCACGCGACACCACATCTACGAGGACAGTCTGTCGGTGTTCCGGGCGTTCGCAGGCTGA
- a CDS encoding LLM class F420-dependent oxidoreductase: protein MTRPIRVAVQIQPGGTPDYATWRDAVLAADDLGVDVIFGYDHFHRPAMKAIVDGKPVMYDDQPDVSNFEGWTALASWGEITSHAEIGLLVTGVGYRNPDLLADMARTVDHISGGRLILGLGAGWYEKDYTTYGYDFGTFGSRFDLFDESLLRIEKRLGALIPPPVRKLPILIGGTGPKRSLPAIARHADIWHAFQDLDAFRRSSDRVDELAATFGRDGADIERSTLWESEDSADAFREAGVTLFQTELTADNGYDVASLKQVIAWRDNG, encoded by the coding sequence ATGACCCGTCCCATCCGCGTCGCCGTACAGATCCAACCCGGCGGTACACCCGATTACGCCACGTGGCGCGACGCCGTCCTGGCGGCCGATGACCTCGGCGTCGACGTCATCTTCGGCTACGACCACTTCCACCGCCCGGCGATGAAGGCCATCGTCGACGGCAAACCCGTCATGTATGACGATCAGCCCGACGTCTCCAACTTCGAGGGCTGGACTGCACTCGCGTCGTGGGGCGAGATCACCTCACACGCCGAAATCGGGCTCCTCGTCACCGGCGTGGGTTACCGCAACCCCGACCTGCTGGCCGACATGGCGCGCACCGTGGACCACATCAGCGGCGGACGGCTCATTCTCGGCCTAGGTGCGGGATGGTACGAAAAGGACTACACCACTTACGGTTACGACTTCGGAACATTCGGTTCACGCTTCGATCTGTTCGACGAGAGTCTGCTCCGTATCGAGAAACGGCTTGGCGCACTGATTCCGCCACCGGTGCGTAAGCTGCCGATTCTCATCGGCGGTACCGGACCCAAGCGTTCACTGCCGGCCATCGCCAGGCACGCCGACATCTGGCACGCGTTCCAGGATCTCGATGCGTTCCGCAGATCCAGCGACCGCGTCGACGAGTTGGCGGCGACGTTCGGCCGCGACGGCGCCGACATCGAACGGTCAACGCTCTGGGAGAGCGAGGACAGCGCCGATGCCTTCCGCGAGGCGGGTGTGACACTGTTCCAAACTGAACTCACCGCCGACAACGGTTACGACGTCGCCTCGCTCAAGCAGGTGATCGCCTGGCGAGACAACGGCTGA
- a CDS encoding aromatic alcohol reductase has protein sequence MTTEHPSGGDPTLVIGAGELGGSVVGALTRRDDPPPVTVLLRPTNNPRHVALRAGLAAKGVAVVEADIGTATVGELAGIFARFHTVISCLGFAAGPGTQRRITEAVLQAGVRRYLPWQFGADYDAIGRGSPQDLFDEQLDVRDLLRAQDVTDWVIVSTGMFTSFLFEPDFGVVDFATSTVNALGGWDNAVTVTTPEDIGILTAEIVSARPRIANQVVYVAGDTITYRQLADIVERARGVPVIRREWTVARLLDDLTRHPDDSMRKYRAVFAQGRGVAWPKAASFNGSRGIPTTTAQEWLHERLA, from the coding sequence ATGACGACCGAACACCCGTCGGGTGGAGACCCGACTCTCGTCATCGGCGCCGGTGAGCTCGGCGGCAGCGTGGTAGGCGCGCTGACACGACGGGACGACCCGCCGCCAGTGACGGTGTTGCTGCGACCGACGAACAACCCGAGACACGTCGCCCTACGTGCCGGACTCGCCGCCAAAGGAGTGGCTGTCGTGGAGGCCGATATCGGCACGGCGACCGTCGGTGAACTGGCGGGGATCTTTGCCCGGTTCCACACGGTGATCAGTTGCCTCGGATTCGCAGCGGGGCCGGGAACCCAACGCAGGATCACCGAGGCCGTCCTGCAGGCCGGGGTCCGCCGATATCTGCCGTGGCAGTTCGGAGCCGACTACGACGCGATCGGGCGCGGAAGTCCGCAGGATCTGTTCGACGAGCAACTCGATGTCCGTGACCTGCTGCGCGCACAGGACGTCACCGACTGGGTGATCGTGTCCACCGGAATGTTCACCAGCTTTCTCTTCGAGCCGGACTTCGGTGTGGTCGATTTCGCCACCAGTACGGTCAATGCGCTGGGCGGATGGGACAACGCGGTCACTGTCACCACCCCGGAGGACATCGGCATACTGACCGCGGAGATCGTGTCGGCCCGGCCACGCATCGCGAACCAGGTCGTCTATGTCGCCGGTGACACGATCACCTATCGACAACTCGCGGACATCGTCGAACGGGCCCGGGGCGTGCCGGTCATCCGCAGGGAGTGGACGGTCGCGCGCTTGCTCGACGACCTCACCCGACACCCCGACGACTCCATGCGCAAGTACCGCGCGGTGTTCGCCCAGGGCAGGGGCGTCGCGTGGCCGAAAGCCGCTAGCTTCAACGGATCTCGTGGCATCCCGACCACCACGGCGCAGGAGTGGTTGCATGAACGCCTTGCGTGA
- a CDS encoding GMC family oxidoreductase, producing MPETSPKPEYDAEYDAEYDYVIVGAGSAGCLLANRLSADPAHRVLLVEAGGKDDWFWIKVPVGYLYTIANPRTDWCFTTEPDPGLAGRSINYARGRVIGGCSSINAMIHMRGQASDYQQWAQATGDDRWLWGGPDRMGQTLAIYKELENYFGGADDWHGSAGEIRVERPRVRWKILDAWQDAAAQWGIAPIEEFNRGDNSGSAYFHVNQKRGRRWSMADAFLHPVAHRPNLTVYTKTQGLGLLLDDQVSDNQRRGAWTTARHRASGVRLLKDGQIVTVRARREVLLSAGTIGSPHLMQVSGLGPAELLTRHQVPVAVDLPGVGENLQDHLQLRTVYRIRGARTVNTLYRNWITRAGMGLQYLLLRSGPLTMPPSTLGAFAKSDPALSSPDLEWHVQPLSLPKFGEPLHPYSAITPSVCNLRPTSRGHVRMADADPLAHPKILCNYLSTDADREIAVRGLRMTRQIMASPALARYRPEEMLPGPDLQSDDDLQAAARELGTTIFHPVGTCAMGAFDTHGVPRSAATVLDTDCRVFRVAGLRVIDASAMPTITSGNTNAPVMLIAERAARSILG from the coding sequence GTGCCGGAAACCAGCCCTAAGCCCGAATACGACGCCGAGTACGACGCCGAGTACGACTACGTCATCGTCGGCGCGGGAAGCGCGGGGTGCCTGCTCGCCAACCGGCTCAGCGCCGACCCCGCTCACCGTGTGCTCCTCGTGGAAGCCGGCGGCAAGGACGACTGGTTCTGGATCAAGGTGCCGGTGGGCTATCTGTACACGATCGCCAACCCCCGCACAGACTGGTGCTTCACCACCGAACCCGACCCGGGTCTGGCCGGGCGCAGCATCAATTACGCGCGGGGCCGCGTGATCGGCGGTTGTTCGTCGATCAACGCGATGATCCACATGCGCGGGCAGGCCAGCGATTACCAACAGTGGGCACAGGCCACCGGTGACGACCGGTGGCTCTGGGGCGGCCCGGACCGTATGGGCCAGACCCTGGCGATCTACAAGGAGTTGGAGAACTACTTCGGCGGCGCCGACGACTGGCACGGCAGCGCCGGCGAGATCCGGGTCGAGCGACCGCGGGTGCGCTGGAAGATCCTGGACGCCTGGCAGGATGCCGCCGCCCAGTGGGGTATCGCGCCGATCGAGGAGTTCAACCGCGGTGACAATTCCGGTAGCGCGTACTTCCACGTCAACCAGAAACGCGGCCGACGCTGGTCGATGGCCGATGCCTTCCTGCACCCTGTCGCCCACCGCCCCAATCTCACCGTCTACACCAAGACCCAGGGGCTGGGGCTGCTGCTGGACGATCAGGTCAGCGACAACCAGCGTCGCGGTGCCTGGACCACGGCCCGGCACCGCGCGTCCGGGGTACGGCTGTTGAAGGACGGTCAGATCGTCACGGTGCGAGCCCGCCGGGAGGTGCTCCTGAGCGCGGGAACGATCGGCTCACCACATCTGATGCAGGTGTCCGGCCTGGGCCCGGCCGAACTCCTCACCCGCCATCAGGTGCCGGTCGCCGTCGACCTACCCGGAGTGGGCGAGAACCTTCAAGACCACCTGCAACTGCGAACGGTCTACCGGATCCGAGGAGCGCGCACCGTCAACACGCTGTACCGCAACTGGATCACCCGGGCGGGGATGGGCCTGCAGTACCTGCTGCTGCGATCGGGACCGCTGACGATGCCCCCGTCCACCCTGGGGGCCTTCGCGAAAAGCGACCCTGCGCTGAGCAGTCCCGATCTCGAGTGGCATGTGCAGCCTCTGTCACTGCCGAAGTTCGGCGAGCCGCTTCACCCGTACAGCGCCATCACGCCGTCGGTCTGCAACCTGCGGCCCACCTCGCGCGGCCATGTCCGGATGGCCGACGCGGACCCGTTGGCCCACCCCAAGATCCTCTGCAACTACCTGTCCACCGACGCCGACCGGGAGATCGCCGTGCGCGGGCTTCGTATGACCCGGCAGATCATGGCGTCACCGGCGCTGGCCCGCTACCGCCCCGAAGAGATGCTCCCCGGCCCAGACCTACAGAGCGACGACGACCTGCAGGCCGCGGCTCGCGAACTGGGGACGACCATCTTCCACCCGGTGGGCACCTGCGCGATGGGCGCCTTCGACACCCACGGCGTGCCACGGTCGGCGGCCACGGTGCTCGACACCGACTGCCGCGTATTCCGCGTCGCGGGCCTACGGGTGATCGACGCGTCGGCGATGCCCACCATCACGTCGGGGAACACCAACGCGCCGGTCATGCTGATCGCCGAGCGCGCGGCGCGGTCGATCCTGGGATGA